Part of the Roseobacter litoralis Och 149 genome, CCGTACGCAGGGCGGCCATAACAGCCACTGCCCCCAGCGCATTCATCGCAAAATGCCGCCCCGGCGAGTTGATCTTGTACAGGATCGGCACCTCGCCCATCTGCGCGCGCACCACAGTTGTGTCGCCTTGCAAATCCGCGCGCATCAATTTGAAATCATACCCGTGTTCGCCAAACGTAATGTCGCGCAACCTGCAGTCCTGTGCCTTGGCCATCAGAATTGCGGATGTTTCGACATCTGCGTTCAGGATCGCGACACCGTTCGGCACGACGCCCTCAAAGATGGATGCTTTTTCGACAGCAATCCCCGTGATGTCCTCAAAGGCTTCCAGATGCGCCGCCGCAACCGTGGTAATCAGCGCCACATGCGGCGCGGCCATCTTGGCGAGCGGTGCGATCTCTCCGGGGTGGTTCATGCCGATTTCGATTACCGCGAATTCCGTGTCACGCGGCATGCGCGCCAGCGTCAGCGGCACCCCCCAATGGTTGTTGTAGCTTGCAACCGAAGCATGCGTTTTGCCTTGATCGGACAACATCGCGAGGAGCATTTCCTTGGTCGAGGTCTTACCGACACTTCCCGTCACCGCGACCACTTTGCCGCCCACGCGGGCGCGGCCCGCCCGTCCAAGGTCTTCGAGGGCCCTTTGAACATCCTTGACCATCAACAGAGGCGCGTCCTCGGGCACACCTTGCGGCACATGGCTGACCAGTGCTGCTGCCGCCCCTTTGTCCAACGCTTGTTGCACAAAATCATGCCCGTCCCGCACATCGCTCAGAGCGACGAATATATCCCCCGCTTGCAGGGTGCGTGTGTCAATGGACACACCTGTGGCCTGCCACTCCGGCGTCGTTGTGCCGCCGGTGGCCGCTGCCGCCTCTGCGGATGTCCAAAGGGTCATGCCAGCCTCCCGTCCAGAGCAGCGACCGCCACGCTTGCCTGTTCCGCATCATCAAAGGGCAGCACATCATCGCCCACAACCTGCCCGGTTTCATGTCCTTTGCCCGCGATCAACAAGGCATCCCCCGGCCCCAGCGCGTCAACGCCGCGCAGGATCGCCTCCGCCCGGTCGCCGACTTCGATCGCTTCGGGCGCACCGAGCAAAACCGCCGCGCGGATGGTGGCTGGGTCTTCGGAGCGCGGATTATCGTCTGTCACAAACACCACATCCGCATTTTCCGCCGCTGCCTGCCCCATCAGGGGGCGTTTGGTCGCGTCCCGATCCCCGCCTGCACCGACAATGGCGATCAAACGACCGACAACATGCGGTCGCAGCGCCTTGAGTGCCGTGGCAATCGCATCGGGCGTATGGGCATAATCGACAAAGACCGTGGCCCCATTGTCGCGCGTGCCCGCAAGCTGCATACGGCCCCGCACGGTGCTCAGATGCTCCAGCGTGTCAAATACGTGCGGCGGTTCTTCCCCGCAGGCGATCACCAAAGCCGCCGCCAGCATCACGTTTTCGGCCTGAAAGCCGCCGATCAACCCAAGGCGGCGCACATATTGCTTGCCATGATGCATGAAACATACCACCTGCCCGGTAGCATCGACCTGAATATTCCCCAGATGCAGATCGCCACTATCCCGTCCTACGGTAATCACGGGACAATTGCGGGCTTTGGCAATCGCGGCCATATCGACACCGCGATCCACATCAATGTTGATGACGGCCTTGGCGTCTTCGGGCAGCACGCGCGCAAACAGCCCCGCCTTGGCGGCAAAATAATCCTCGAAGGTGGCGTGGTAATCCAGATGATCCTGCGTGAAATTCGTGAACCCGGCGGCGGCCAGCGTCACGCCGTCCAGCCTGCGCTGATCAAGCCCGTGGCTTGAGGCCTCCATCGCGGCATGGGTCACACCCTCCCGCGCGGCCTCAGCCAACGCGCGGTGCAGCGTGATCGGTTCCGGAGTGGTGTGGGCTAGCGGCGCGCTCCATGCGCCTTCGACGCCCGTTGTGCCCAAATTGATCGCCTCATGCCCCAGCAGCGTCCAGATTTGCCGCACAAAGGTCGCAACGGATGTCTTGCCGTTCGTCCCTGTCACCGCGATCATGGTTTTTGGCTGCGCCCCGAACCATAAAGCTGCCGTGCGCGCCAGAGCTTCGCGCGGATCATCGGATATCACGAGGGCCG contains:
- a CDS encoding UDP-N-acetylmuramoyl-tripeptide--D-alanyl-D-alanine ligase; the encoded protein is MTLWTSAEAAAATGGTTTPEWQATGVSIDTRTLQAGDIFVALSDVRDGHDFVQQALDKGAAAALVSHVPQGVPEDAPLLMVKDVQRALEDLGRAGRARVGGKVVAVTGSVGKTSTKEMLLAMLSDQGKTHASVASYNNHWGVPLTLARMPRDTEFAVIEIGMNHPGEIAPLAKMAAPHVALITTVAAAHLEAFEDITGIAVEKASIFEGVVPNGVAILNADVETSAILMAKAQDCRLRDITFGEHGYDFKLMRADLQGDTTVVRAQMGEVPILYKINSPGRHFAMNALGAVAVMAALRTDVALALGSLGRWTPYKGRGQRERIYLDSVDTRLFVDLIDDSYNANPTSMAAALEVLAAAKVTNDIGRVSKGRRIAYLGDMKELGPDEVALHAGLAHLPATKEIDVIHCIGPVMRALYDALPEPQRGTWFETAEEAATRVKTHIDSGDVVLAKGSLSMKLACVVDAIRKMGHAPLDEE
- a CDS encoding UDP-N-acetylmuramoyl-L-alanyl-D-glutamate--2,6-diaminopimelate ligase codes for the protein MLGQTKTLSQLGLTARDGRQAALTGLAVDSRDVKDGYLFAALPGSRIHGAEFIQYALRMGASAILTDIVGARLAATELGASDAALVISDDPREALARTAALWFGAQPKTMIAVTGTNGKTSVATFVRQIWTLLGHEAINLGTTGVEGAWSAPLAHTTPEPITLHRALAEAAREGVTHAAMEASSHGLDQRRLDGVTLAAAGFTNFTQDHLDYHATFEDYFAAKAGLFARVLPEDAKAVINIDVDRGVDMAAIAKARNCPVITVGRDSGDLHLGNIQVDATGQVVCFMHHGKQYVRRLGLIGGFQAENVMLAAALVIACGEEPPHVFDTLEHLSTVRGRMQLAGTRDNGATVFVDYAHTPDAIATALKALRPHVVGRLIAIVGAGGDRDATKRPLMGQAAAENADVVFVTDDNPRSEDPATIRAAVLLGAPEAIEVGDRAEAILRGVDALGPGDALLIAGKGHETGQVVGDDVLPFDDAEQASVAVAALDGRLA